The genomic interval ATCACTTCATGATGCaacattgtacaaaacccaaaaccagtgaagttggcacgttttgtaaatggtaaataaaaacagaatacaatgatttacaaatccttttcaacttatattcaattgaatagactgcaaagacaagatatttaatgttcgaactgagaaacttaaaaaaaaaatgtttttatgcaaataatcattaacttagaatataatggcagcaacacattgcaaaaaagttggcacaggggcatttttaccactgtgtttcatggcctttccttttaacaacactcagtaaacgtttgggaactgaggagaccaattttttaagcttttcaggtggaattctttccattTCTAGtagccgcactcttttactatgaagccacgctgttgtaacacgtggctttgcattgtcttgttgaaataagcaggggcgtccatgataacgttgcttggatggcaacatatgttgctccaaaacctgtatgtaccttccagcattaatggtgctttcacagatgtgtaagttacccatgccttgggcactaatacaccctctcaccgtcacagatgctggcttttgaacattgcgcctcgaacaatccgggtggttcttttcctctttgttccggaggacacaacgtccacagtttccaaaaactatttgaaatgtggactcgtcagaccacagaacacttttccactttgcatcagtccatcttagatgagctcggacccagcaaagccggcggcgtttctgggtgttgttgataaatggctgtttaAAAAACACACTTCTTTCGTTGTTTCCCTTTTAGAGCACACGCTGGACGCTCGCCGAATTAGCACCCGTCCATGCCCTTGCCCTCCCCATTTGGATGCTCTGTTTGAGGAGGCTATGCTCAGGGTGCGCCAGAGCACCCGTGGAGCCATAGCGCCAGTGGCTTGTGTCCAGGCCCTGCAGGCAGCCGCCACCTTGCCCTACACTCGGGGGATGGAGAGAGAAAAAGAGCTGATGGCCACATTATTCACCTCTGGCCAGGCTCGGGCTCTGCAGTACAGTTTCTTTGCTCAGAGAGCTGTTGCCAAGTGGAGCATGCCCAGTGGAGCTCGCTGGGAAAACAGCAAGCCAAGGCCCATTCGCAAAACAGCTGTTATTGGTAAGACTGTTAGTCACTAATTCTGCCTACgtcaatatatttatttaacagtcAAGGTAATCCTAATTAATGAATCACTAcctttttatattcattttataTAGAAGAGAACACTGAAAAAGAtacaagtatatacatacatatgtgcatatatgtatataaatgtatatatgtatagtatacatACCTGTATAGCAGATTCTATGAGGTACTCGGCATGGCAGAGTATTATACTTTTTTTATTCTACACTTCCGTCAGTGTACTGTTAAATACGATTTGTCTCAACCATGTGccaaaaagtaaaacaaagatgCTCCGTTATTCTAACATGtgtatttaatgacttttttacAGTTTCCCACGGTACTATTTTGAAGTGGAAAACTTGCCTGTGCATAGAAAGTGCTATGTAACCAAAGTTTGACTGATTAATTAGGGATAAACACCATCAACAGTAGTTAGtaggtaatagtagtagtagtagtagtagtagtagtagtagtagtttcatcCCTCCCAGTAGTACAAGAGAATGGACTGTGTCCTCTCTGCAGTTGAACATTCTGGACATCAAAGCACTGCAGCTTGTGCATTAAAATTCCAggcttggaaaaaaaaagtctaGTGTTGATACCTTTTTAAAAGCTGGTCCTCAGCAATATAGAAAAATCGAGGAGTTGTGATTTTTCTCGAtcaaaagtcactaaaatgtCCTTTTTAATGTTTGGTCTTGAAGGTCTCGGCACAATGGGGAGAGGCATCGCAGTCTCCCTTGTTCAGGCGGGCTTGTCTGTGGTTGCCGTTGAGGCCCAGGAGAAGCAACTGATGGACTCCAAGCAGGCCATATCAGGTATGCTGCAGCGGGGGGCCAAGAGACGAGGGGTGGCTCCCCCACTCGACACGGTCACTTACAGCCAAAACCTGGAGGCCGTAGCGGATGTTGACCTGGTCATCGAGGCTGTGTTTGAGGACACGGTCCTGAAGAAGAAAGTCTTCCAGCAGCTCTCTGCTGTGTGTAAACCAAACACAATCCTGTGCACCAACACGTCCGGCATAGACGTAGACCTCATCGCCTCTCAGAGCCCTCACCCGGAGCTAGTGGTCGGGATGCATTTCTTTGCCCCGGCACATGTCATGAAGCTGCTGGAGGTGGTTTGTGGATCACGCTCCTCTCCCGAAGCTGTGGCCACCGCCATGAGTCTGGGAAAGAAAATGGGCAAAGTCGGCGTGGCTGTAGGTAACTGCTCTGGTTTTGTCGGGAACCGCATGCTAAAGCCATACTTGGAGCAGGGTTTTTTTCTGTTGGAGGAGGGAGCCACACCTGAGTTGGTAGATGGAGCACTGGAGGAGTTTGGTTTCGCCATGGGGCTCTTCAGAATGTCTGACCTTTCTGGGATTGATGTCGGCTGGAGGATTAGGAAGGAAGAGGGTCTGGTGCAGCCTGGTGCAACAACGGGGCCGGGAGCCAGAGTCCGACATGGTCGCAGGTACAGTCCTCTTGGAGATCTGATCTGTGCGCACGGACGATTCAGCCAGAAGACAGGCCGCGGATGGTATAAGTATGACAACCGGCATGAAGCAAGGTTCGACCCATGGGTACAACACTTCCTGGAGGAGTATCGATCCCAACATGGCCTGGTAGCGCGCCGCATAGACCGCCAGGAGGTGCTGGAACGCTGCCTGTATAGCCTCATCAACGAGGGCTTCCGTATCCTTGAGGAAGGAATAGCCGCCGGACCTGAAGACATAGATGTCATCTATGTGTTCGGCTATGGCTGGCCAAAGCACCGCGGTGGTCCTATGTTCTACGCCAGCATGGTGGGCTTGACCAAAGTTGTGGAGAGGCTGGAGCACTTCCACCAGGCTCACCCCGATGTGCCTTACCTGCAGCCATGCGGGCTGCTTCGTAGGCTGGTGGCCAGCGGCAGTCCACCCTTGCACAAGTGGAGGGGAATCATCAAAAAGACTCACAGCCATCTTTAAATCTTCGGGATTTCATAATTTCCTCCAAAAAAATCACTTTTCAATCACCTAATAAGACTGATTTTCTGTATATCATACATACAATTTTAATATAATGATCTGTAATGTCTACAAATGGCTTTATTTTCTCATGTAGTGGTGGGAGCTGTTCCTCAACCGCAGAGAATACCAGGCTTCTGTTAATGGTGAGGATTTTATTTGTATGCACGCCTTTAGTTATGAAAATGTTGTTCATGATTTTGTTAAGTAACtttcacaaataaaaaatattgtgtttGTTCTACATGGAATAATCCTACTCTAAATTATTTCTGTCCAACAAACCGTtaacaaaatatttttccatCCATCTAGATGGACTTGTCATCCTATACCGTCTTTCTTTTTTTGCCGCCCAAACCCTAAATGTTttgttgttgaaatatttacagtgATGTTACGGAATAATACACATTTTTCTTAAGCTTTACAGATACCACTTCAACTGTGCAAGTCTTACAATAAAAGCTGTCTCCGGTATATGGCACATATTGGCATCAGTCATGGTACGAGTGGTGCCATTTGACATTTTTTGGGAAGTGCACAAACATGgtgtagagaaaagtgctatataattccatacttgccaaccctcccgtttttaccgggagactcccggtattcagcgcctctcccggtaacctcccggcagaaatgttctcccgacaaactcccggtattcagccgtagctggaggccacgccccctccagctcaatgcggacctgagtggggacagcctgttctcacgtccgctttcccacaatataaacagcttgcctgcccaatgacgtcataactgtagaatgatcgagggcgagttcctggtttcttatgtgggtttattgttaggcagtttcattaacgtcctcccagcgcggtaacaacacacaacaacagcagtcacgtttagtgtaccgtaaagcagttcgtctgccgtaaacagcaatgttgtgacactcttaaacaggacaatactgccatctactggatagcctccagaacacagaaattcaagtatttcttttatttatatgtataataaaataaatatatatatgtatctatatatatatatatatagctagaattcactgaaagtcaagtatttcatacacacacacacatatatatatatatatatatatatatatatatatatatatatatatatatatatatatatatatatatatatatatatatatatatatatatatatatatatatatatatatatatatatatatatatatatgtgtatatatatatatatgtatatatatatatatatatatatatatatatatatgtatatatatatatgtatatatatatatatgtatatatatatatatatatatatatatatatatatatatatatatatatatatatatatatatatatatatatatatatatatatatatatatgtatatatatgtatgaaatacttgagttggtgaattctagcttaaatatattcccctcttaaccacgccccccacccccagctcccggtatcggaggtctcaaggttggcaagtatgataattcacttcacataatTCAcatacagttttaaaaaaataatttaaatcttttatggaataataaatgaacatcatATTAAGAATGCCAAAGATGCATGTGTTTGGAAATGGATAATTGAtataaacattttagaaaaatacaTGTCATGGaaagatatttggaaaaatgccaataagatgCATTCAAAATAAACTGAGTCAATTTAACATCTTGAACATATTTTACACCCTCCCAGTTGTTTAAAACAGGTGCAGTAAGTAGCAAGTTGTGTATTAAGTGTCAGGCAGGTGAAGGAACTCTAATtcatttactgtgggaatgtcagaaaAAAAAGAGTTGTGGTTTGTTGTGAGCATTGCCTTGTTTGTCCATCGTAGGCCACCGTaggttttaaaaaaagttaaagtaccactgatagtcacacacactaggtgtggtgaaattaccctctatgattgacccatccccttgttctaccccctgggaggtgaggggagcagtgagcagcaatggtatatatatatatatatataatcacaacAAATCTGCGATGTGGTGAAGCCACAATATTTGAAGCACAATGTGGCGAGGAATGACTGTATTTAAGGAATTTTGGTATTTGAGTTAGGTTGCAAGTAGCATCTAATATAATTAAAGTGGGAGTTCCTACAATTGCCATTAATAGCTCCGAGCTGTTGATCGAGGTCACTTATTGgatctttttttttatgcttcGACATCCCATTTATTACTTCAGTCACTATCCAAAAGGAATCCTCTTTCGGTTATTAAATCTTGTCCCATAATCATGAGAATTCAGGGCTTTTCCATGTTTTTGTATGTTATTGTAGATGGTGTGTTTTTTGAGTTTTAAGTCATCCAGGGGTGGGGATTGGGATGCGGACATCTAAATCTGACTATTACACGGCCAAGATTACAATGTGACTTGTGCAGTTGGCACACCATAAGCCTCCCGTCTGACTCGAACAGAGTGGATGGCGATTGTGCTCCTCGCTGATGGAAGGGATAAAGGAGGCCAACACAAAGAGGAGGATATACCCTGGCTGTCAAGTTCATGTGCAGTTCTTTTGAGTCCGGAGATTACAGCGTAGGACTCGAATGCACTGAAGTAAAAAAGACTAAAGCCTGCATGGGATAACCCCCAGGACACAATCCGCTGTTTTTCAATAGCACAAAGCACTCAACATCTGTAACCATTTTACACTTAATAGCCAACTACATCGTTCATGATAAGTTATCTTTTATTGAATGTACTGTACATTCCCTATCCTTTTcctacaaaaaattgcattttgcACAATATAATACGGTTCAACGGCTTTACTAAAAATCTTGTCTGTAAACAGATATTTCTTACTGTTGTTGTTGACACTATCAATAAAAGTATTTAACAAAATGTAAAAgctaattgtttttgtttaaacctaaaaatcatggattttgatacttggcgtcatcttgcaagcatgctaacttttcccatggtagcgtgctaacattttagctcattttattaatttaaacctaaaaatcgtagattttgatacttggtgcatTCTCATAAGTGTGCTAACGGTTCCTATGTTTACATATGTTTATGCCAgcaatttagctaattttgtatgtttaaaccttaaAATCATGGGTTTTGACACATTGTGCTATCTTGCAAGTAtgttaacttttcctatgttcacatgctagcattttagctcatttcattcattcaaacctaaaaatcgtagattttgatacttggtgcatTGTCATAAATGTGCTAACTGTTCCTATGTTTACATATGTTTATCCTAGCAATTTAGCTAATTctctgtttaaacctaaaaatcatgggttTTGACACTTGGTGCTATCTTGCAAGTATGTTAACTTTTcccatgttagcaagctaacattcaaatgctaacattttatgctagcgttTGATCTAATTTgatatgcaacattttctcatgttagcatgctaatgttttatgctagtatGTTCTCCAAATGATATATCAAACCTAGAAATCATGCATTTCTTTACTTGGTAACATCATGTATGTATGCTAACTACATatttcttagcatgctaacatgagaatATTATCACATTAACCTTAGCATGCAAATATTGTTTGATAATTTTGCATTTGTCTTTAAAAGACGACCCAAAAGTCAGCAAGTCGGTTTTCAAGCCAGAGGTTCAAAACACAGAGAGCAGGCCCATCAGTTTAATTGGGAATGTTTTAGTTTATTTAAATGCAGCTGTAAGACTCAGAATATTTGATGATCCAAACATGGGTTTTGTAAAAGAGGTGTGATCTATAACCGGGGTTGTTTTACAGCTATATCCCAATGAATGCAAATAGTAGTAgtgttaaaaacaataaataacaaaataaataacaagAGAAATCATATAGGAACAAATAAGTTACAAGgaaaacaaacaatcaaaacaagaCATTATTATTAGGTATTTCAAATCCACAAAGGAATGGGAATAAGTGAAACAATTTACTTGCACCCCTTATTCATAAACTATCTCGCTTTCTTGTCATTATGTAATAATTAATCCTcacgttttttaaaaatatattaattatcTTGTAAACTAATCTATGGTGAACATTCTTTTAAACCTACCTTCAAACTATACCATAGTTTTCTCCACATATAAAAaccatatatttaaaaagtaattaatttcaGTTCAATTGGTCAGTTCAGTTATTTCAAAACCTGAAATAAGTATTCCATAAATATGTGACACAGTGATACATTTTAGGATTATTTTTCTTAATAATTTTAATGGTAATAGCTTACAGCTAATAAAAACCCAACATTCAGTATCTCATGAAATtcaatacagtcgtccctcgccacattgtGCTTGAAATATCGTGTCTTCACCACACCACAGAATCTTTTGGAGCATATTTTACAATGTTTGGGGTTTTGATTTGGGTATTTTCAAGTACGAAATTGGCTTACAAACTTTACAAGATCAATAATACagcagtattggccactagaggagaccaaaccaatcacagTGTGCTGTTCAGTATTGAGGCCAGTGATTGGCTTAGACTCAGGCAGAATTACTATATTGGATAAAAGAAAATGTGCAAATGTGGCTGAGGGTGTAAGTTCTGTCTAaaccagtggtgtcaaacgtacggcccgagggccggctcaggcccgcaaacaggttttatccggcccgcgggatgagtttacttagtataaaaattaatctgaaatttttgaatgaaagaaacagctgttctaaatgtgtccactggatgtcgcaatggcaattctttgtatctttgtagatgatgctacatatgtacaaaataaaccacacgaTGTTAAGTACATCAGtcgtggaaaatgatcaaactacataaataacaaactttaatttgattttgatatctcgatagattgaaaattaacaccaatgagttgactaatgaacattaccacatcatttatttagaaaatataattaacgacaaataaagatagaatactattaaccgcaacatgtaagtgtaaaaaacccaacaacattatgatttgtacattttcagaatgtgcttgttctattttcaaacaaagacaacaatctgaagttgtctttatttttatgttatcgtgccgtgattttaccagtccggcccacttgggagtagatttttctccatgtggcccccgatctaaaatgagtttgacacccctggtctaaacgttaaaaacattactgtatgtGGAAGGTAGTGAACAGGTTTTTTTATGCCCTTGCTCTGAaaatatttataattaatgatttctTCTTTGCGAAAAATCTTTGATTGCGATCATGGGATAACTAACTTAAACTACAGTTTCCTGCTTTTAATCAACTGAAAAAACTTCCTGAGCACTTAATTGGTGTCTTAGTCTGAAATCAATCAACTTTTGCATTATGTTCTAATTTATTGAGGTGCACCTGCCATGACCTGTCCCACAGGTCAGGTCAGGTCAGGTCATGTcttggttttgttttgttgtgaTGTACCCTTTGTGTAGTGTTTTGTTCTGTTCCCCAGTGCTCATTGTCTGCCTTTGTTTATGTTCTTATAGCTAAGTGCACTGAATATACACACCTGTTTCTGTTTATTGATTAGTGTCCTCACCTGCTGACTAATCaccagtggtgtgccatcagggccagcaaagccttctctgctggcctaacataaccagaaatcagagtacccaatcacaagttgcaacttagcaggaagtgttgacccgcaaagaaggagaacaaaatgttgGTTAGGCGGCAGgaaatatattgtgatgttattagCTAGGCAATATaaaaactccattacccagcatgccacagtagtgaagagcatgcgcagtatccccgtttaggttgttgaatgtagccatgcctgcagctggatgttattgatgagcacgctgtggagtaaactttaagaacccAGCCAGTctgcaagacaacacatatatttgcaaggccattttcaagaaggatat from Entelurus aequoreus isolate RoL-2023_Sb linkage group LG14, RoL_Eaeq_v1.1, whole genome shotgun sequence carries:
- the ehhadh gene encoding peroxisomal bifunctional enzyme isoform X1; this translates as MANYSHISGTAVGLITLQNPPVNALSAAVRQGIVDTVKRALGDPKVKSIVICGQNGIFCGGADIREFGNSMRGPPLVPMIHAIEAADKPVVAAIEGIALGGGLELALGCHYRIAHTKAKLGLPEVTLGLLPAAGGTQRLPRLTGLPAALDLITTGRHITAAEALKLGIVDQVIDHNTVDAAVKFALGVAEHTLDARRISTRPCPCPPHLDALFEEAMLRVRQSTRGAIAPVACVQALQAAATLPYTRGMEREKELMATLFTSGQARALQYSFFAQRAVAKWSMPSGARWENSKPRPIRKTAVIGLGTMGRGIAVSLVQAGLSVVAVEAQEKQLMDSKQAISGMLQRGAKRRGVAPPLDTVTYSQNLEAVADVDLVIEAVFEDTVLKKKVFQQLSAVCKPNTILCTNTSGIDVDLIASQSPHPELVVGMHFFAPAHVMKLLEVVCGSRSSPEAVATAMSLGKKMGKVGVAVGNCSGFVGNRMLKPYLEQGFFLLEEGATPELVDGALEEFGFAMGLFRMSDLSGIDVGWRIRKEEGLVQPGATTGPGARVRHGRRYSPLGDLICAHGRFSQKTGRGWYKYDNRHEARFDPWVQHFLEEYRSQHGLVARRIDRQEVLERCLYSLINEGFRILEEGIAAGPEDIDVIYVFGYGWPKHRGGPMFYASMVGLTKVVERLEHFHQAHPDVPYLQPCGLLRRLVASGSPPLHKWRGIIKKTHSHL
- the ehhadh gene encoding peroxisomal bifunctional enzyme isoform X2, yielding MRGPPLVPMIHAIEAADKPVVAAIEGIALGGGLELALGCHYRIAHTKAKLGLPEVTLGLLPAAGGTQRLPRLTGLPAALDLITTGRHITAAEALKLGIVDQVIDHNTVDAAVKFALGVAEHTLDARRISTRPCPCPPHLDALFEEAMLRVRQSTRGAIAPVACVQALQAAATLPYTRGMEREKELMATLFTSGQARALQYSFFAQRAVAKWSMPSGARWENSKPRPIRKTAVIGLGTMGRGIAVSLVQAGLSVVAVEAQEKQLMDSKQAISGMLQRGAKRRGVAPPLDTVTYSQNLEAVADVDLVIEAVFEDTVLKKKVFQQLSAVCKPNTILCTNTSGIDVDLIASQSPHPELVVGMHFFAPAHVMKLLEVVCGSRSSPEAVATAMSLGKKMGKVGVAVGNCSGFVGNRMLKPYLEQGFFLLEEGATPELVDGALEEFGFAMGLFRMSDLSGIDVGWRIRKEEGLVQPGATTGPGARVRHGRRYSPLGDLICAHGRFSQKTGRGWYKYDNRHEARFDPWVQHFLEEYRSQHGLVARRIDRQEVLERCLYSLINEGFRILEEGIAAGPEDIDVIYVFGYGWPKHRGGPMFYASMVGLTKVVERLEHFHQAHPDVPYLQPCGLLRRLVASGSPPLHKWRGIIKKTHSHL